One stretch of Chitinivorax tropicus DNA includes these proteins:
- a CDS encoding ABC transporter permease, translated as MTGFSTLLYKEVLRFWKVSLQTILAPVVTALLYLLIFSHAIGSHVKVYQDIQYVHFLIPGLVMMSMLQNAFANSSSSLIQSKITGNIVFILLPPLTHLEFFGAYVIASVVRGLAVGLGVFAVTWLFIPPTLPHPIWALVFSLLGCAMLATLGLIAGIWAEKFDQLAGFQNFLIMPLTFLAGVFYSIHSLPPVWQDISHFNPFFYMIDGFRFGFLGASDINPWHSLLIIASCTSGLTLFTLHLLKTGYKLRH; from the coding sequence ATGACTGGCTTCTCGACCCTGCTTTACAAAGAAGTGCTCCGTTTCTGGAAGGTCAGCCTGCAGACCATCCTGGCCCCGGTTGTCACTGCACTGCTCTACCTGCTGATCTTCTCCCATGCCATTGGCAGCCACGTCAAGGTGTATCAGGACATCCAATATGTGCACTTCCTGATCCCTGGACTGGTGATGATGTCGATGTTGCAAAACGCCTTTGCCAACAGCTCATCCAGCCTGATCCAATCCAAGATCACAGGCAATATCGTCTTCATCTTGCTGCCGCCGCTGACCCACCTCGAATTCTTCGGCGCCTATGTCATCGCCTCGGTTGTTCGCGGCTTGGCGGTCGGCCTGGGCGTGTTCGCAGTGACCTGGTTGTTCATCCCGCCCACCCTGCCGCACCCGATCTGGGCCTTGGTGTTCTCATTGCTCGGGTGCGCCATGCTGGCCACCCTGGGCTTGATTGCTGGCATCTGGGCTGAGAAATTCGACCAGCTCGCCGGGTTCCAGAATTTTCTGATCATGCCGCTCACCTTCCTGGCGGGCGTATTCTATTCGATTCACTCCCTGCCCCCTGTCTGGCAGGACATTTCGCATTTCAACCCGTTCTTCTACATGATCGACGGATTCCGTTTCGGTTTTCTCGGTGCATCGGACATCAACCCCTGGCACAGCCTGCTGATCATCGCCAGCTGCACGTCAGGGCTGACATTGTTCACCTTGCACCTATTGAAAACCGGTTACAAACTCCGACATTGA
- the hisG gene encoding ATP phosphoribosyltransferase, translating to MSTITIALSKGRIFDETLPLLEAAGIVPAENPETSRKLIIGTNRDDVRLIIVRATDVPTYVEHGAADLGVAGKDVLLEHGGNNLYQPLDLEIAQCRLMVATRAGFDYTSAVARGARLRVATKYVDSARKHFAAKGVHIDLIKLYGSMELAPLVGLSDVIVDLVSTGGTLKANNLVAVEHILDVSSRLVVNQAAYKLKRGKLAPIFDAFKHAMHHHDH from the coding sequence GTGAGCACGATCACCATTGCCTTATCAAAAGGCCGCATTTTTGACGAGACACTCCCTTTGCTGGAAGCAGCAGGCATCGTCCCAGCGGAAAACCCGGAAACCTCCCGGAAACTGATCATCGGCACCAATCGTGACGACGTGCGATTGATCATCGTCCGTGCAACCGATGTGCCGACGTATGTGGAACATGGCGCGGCAGATCTCGGCGTGGCGGGCAAGGACGTGCTGCTGGAGCATGGCGGCAACAATCTCTATCAGCCCCTGGATCTGGAAATCGCCCAGTGTCGGCTGATGGTCGCCACCCGCGCCGGATTCGACTACACCTCCGCTGTTGCGCGTGGCGCGCGGCTGCGGGTGGCCACCAAGTACGTGGACTCCGCCCGCAAACACTTTGCCGCCAAGGGCGTACACATTGACCTGATCAAGCTGTATGGCTCCATGGAGCTGGCGCCACTGGTCGGCCTGTCCGATGTCATCGTTGACCTGGTGAGCACAGGTGGCACCTTGAAAGCCAACAACCTGGTCGCGGTCGAGCATATTCTTGATGTCAGCTCTCGCCTGGTAGTCAATCAAGCAGCCTACAAACTGAAACGCGGCAAACTGGCTCCCATATTTGATGCATTCAAACACGCCATGCATCATCACGACCACTGA
- a CDS encoding BolA family protein, with translation MVTPEQVKQYIAANLPCDILEVQGDGHHFEALIVSAEFAGKNRVQQHQRVYQALGDRMREEIHALSMKTFSPEQWAAAQG, from the coding sequence ATGGTGACCCCGGAACAAGTCAAACAATACATCGCCGCCAACCTGCCCTGTGACATACTGGAAGTACAAGGCGATGGCCATCATTTCGAAGCCTTGATCGTCAGCGCGGAATTCGCCGGCAAAAACCGTGTGCAACAGCATCAACGTGTCTACCAAGCCCTGGGGGACAGGATGCGTGAGGAAATCCACGCGTTGTCGATGAAGACCTTCAGCCCTGAGCAATGGGCTGCCGCGCAAGGCTGA
- the murA gene encoding UDP-N-acetylglucosamine 1-carboxyvinyltransferase — protein MDKLKITGGAPLRGEILISGAKNAALPILCAGLLTADTLRLTNVPQLRDVLTTQKLLQQMGVRVMTDNVHEFEITANQVDQLIASYELVKTMRASVLVLGPMLARFGEATVSLPGGCAIGTRPVDQHIKGLAAMGAEIKIEHGYIKAKATRLKGARIVTDMVTVTGTENLMMAAVLAEGVTTIENAAREPEVVDLAACLTAMGAKIYGAGSDTITIEGVDRLHGAHHRVMPDRIETGTFLVAAAASQSHLVMRNTRADMLDAVLDKLKEAGAHIEAGKDWISLDMKRRPAAVNIRTLPYPAFPTDMQAQFMMLNAIADGTGVITETIFENRFMHAPELSRMGADIETSGHTAITRGVEKLSGATVMATDLRASASLVIAGLIAEGDTIVDRIYHLDRGYEHIERKLSAVGAQIERIS, from the coding sequence ATGGATAAGCTCAAGATCACTGGCGGTGCGCCCCTGCGGGGTGAAATCCTCATCTCCGGCGCCAAGAATGCCGCCTTGCCGATCCTTTGCGCCGGGTTATTGACCGCAGACACCCTGCGGCTGACCAACGTCCCGCAGCTGCGTGATGTGCTGACCACCCAGAAGCTGCTGCAGCAGATGGGCGTGCGTGTCATGACCGACAATGTGCACGAGTTCGAGATCACCGCCAATCAGGTCGATCAGCTGATCGCCTCCTATGAGCTGGTGAAGACCATGCGCGCATCGGTTCTGGTATTGGGCCCGATGCTGGCCCGCTTTGGCGAAGCCACCGTCAGCCTGCCAGGCGGCTGCGCCATCGGCACACGACCGGTTGATCAGCATATCAAAGGGCTGGCGGCCATGGGCGCCGAGATCAAGATTGAGCACGGCTACATCAAGGCCAAGGCCACCCGCCTGAAAGGCGCACGGATCGTCACCGACATGGTGACCGTGACCGGCACGGAAAATCTGATGATGGCCGCCGTACTGGCCGAGGGCGTCACCACCATCGAGAATGCTGCGCGCGAGCCGGAAGTTGTTGATCTCGCGGCCTGCCTGACCGCCATGGGCGCCAAGATCTACGGTGCCGGCAGCGACACCATCACCATCGAAGGGGTGGACAGACTGCACGGCGCACACCATCGTGTCATGCCCGACCGCATCGAAACCGGCACCTTTCTGGTGGCCGCAGCCGCCAGCCAAAGCCACCTGGTTATGCGCAACACCCGTGCCGACATGCTGGATGCGGTGTTGGACAAACTGAAAGAAGCAGGCGCCCACATCGAGGCAGGCAAAGACTGGATCAGCCTGGACATGAAGCGCCGACCAGCGGCGGTGAATATCCGCACCCTGCCCTACCCAGCCTTCCCAACCGATATGCAGGCGCAATTCATGATGCTGAACGCCATTGCCGACGGCACCGGCGTGATTACCGAAACCATCTTCGAGAACCGCTTCATGCACGCCCCGGAACTGAGCCGCATGGGCGCCGATATCGAGACCAGCGGCCATACCGCCATCACCCGTGGTGTCGAGAAGCTGTCTGGCGCCACGGTCATGGCAACTGATCTACGGGCCTCAGCCAGCCTGGTCATTGCCGGCCTGATCGCAGAGGGCGACACTATCGTGGATCGCATCTACCATCTGGATCGTGGTTACGAGCACATCGAGCGCAAACTGTCCGCCGTGGGTGCGCAAATCGAGCGGATCAGCTGA